GGAGACGTATCGCTCAAGGAGAATAAGTACAGGGAGGCAGTGGAGTTTTTCAGGAAAACCATTAAATCTGCCCCGACGGACGCGAGGGGTTATGTCCGCCTCGGCACAGCGCTTGAGCTCCTGGGCGAGCACAGGGCAGCACTTGACGCTTTCGAGCGCGCGTATGCAATCGACCCGAGGCTCCTCAATGTCCTGTCGATGATAGCCTCCATACATATCTCAAATAAGGATGCGGACGGGGCCATCGCAAGGGTGGGCTCGGAGATTGAAAAATCCAAGGACAACCCCCATTTGCACCATCTGCTTGGCCGTCTTTACATGTTAACGAAGGACTTCGGCAAGGCTGAAGCCCGATTCAAGAGAACGCTCCAGCTCAAAAACGACCTTACAGCCGTTTACCTGGATTTGGGGAGCCTCTACGCGCTCAGGGGCTCGCTGGATGAGGCTGTCAGACAGTACGAAGAGGCCGTAAGGCTCGACCCGGACCTCGTCTCCGGGCATATGGTGCTGGCTGTGCTCCATGAAAAGGAAGGGAGGAAAAAAGAGGCGGTCGAGAGCTATAAGCGCGCCCTCGAAATAAAACCTCAATTCGTCCCGGCAGCGAACAACCTTGCATGGCTTTACGCAGAGGGAGCGGGCAATATCGACGTCGCCCTTTCGCTCGCGGAAATGGCGAAATCGCTATCTCCGGAAGACCCGAACATATCAGACACGCTGGGCTGGATATATTACAAAAAAGGGGTATACCTCAAGGCCATTTCGCTTCTCAAGGAGAGCGTGGAAAAACAGCCGGATAATCCCGTAATCAGATATCACCTCGGCATGGCATACTACAATAAGGGGGACGCGGGGCTTGCCAAAACGGAATTGAAAAAAGCCCTGAGCCTTAAGGGCGACTTCCAGGGTTCGAAAGAGGCAAGAGAGGTGCTTGGAAAGCTCAAATGACGAATAAGTTTCCCCAAGGTTCCGGCCTGAGTTGAAGAGAGCTTTTAGAGTCAGGAGAGTGAAGATTTTTAGTTTAACTGTACTAGACCAATAAAAAAACCGGCCAGTCAGCGGCCGGTTTTTTTTATTTCAGCAGATTAGAACAAAGGAGAGCTTGGCTGGTCCAAAAGCAGCGCACCATCTTTATATAAATCTCAGCCCGGCCCTTGCAGGGCCTCCTCCGACACGGGTTTTCCAGACGATTATTGCGCTTGCCTCCAGATCAAAATCCTCGACCACGACCCTGAAGGTCTTTCCCTCCGGGATATCGCCGGTTGCGAGGACGCCTATCCCGCGTTCGCAGATATCAACGACCTTCGCCCTTATGCTTTCCCTATCCGCGGTGAGGACGCAGTCCTTGCCTACCCTTGCCCTTACATCCTTCCGCTTTTCCCGCCCTTCCGTTTTGCCTTCAAAGCCGCAGTAAGGACATCTTACGATAGTGGTCGTATATAAGGCCGTGTAGAAGGCGTTCCTGCACCTGGGACAATCGTGTAATTCCATTATTACCCAAGGCCGAATTTGAATTTGCCGCGTGGAGCCTTTAGCTCCTCTTCCTCCTCAGGCGGCTGTGGGCATAGAAGCCTACCATGCCGCTTCCGAGGAGTATTAACGTGCCGGGCTCAGGCACCTTCTTTGATTCCGCGTCATGCGAGAACGGCGCGAACATCGAGATATCGATGTCGCCTCCTCTTTTAACTTTCGTGTTGTAAAGGTCGAAATGGAGTACATAGTCGGCGGCAAGCTGGGTGGTGTCGATTGAGAACGAAATGTAATACATGAGGCCGTTCTCAGTTTCTACGGTCCCGGTGGTCGCCCGGTCCTGGGTATTGTACCTGGCGGTAGTAAGGTTCTCGTCGAATTGGAACTCGTGCTCGTAGAAGTAGGTCGGGTAGACGTCATGGGGCCCCAGGTCGTTTCCGTCGAGAGTATTATAGTACTCCTCGACAGGCGGGGTCCCGTAATACATATCCGAAGTGACATCATAGCTTACCCCGTTAAGGGTAAAAGACCCCAGGTCCAGGCCTTCCGAGTCATACCCGAGAGAGGGCAGGACAGCGACCGAGAGATAGAACGAATCGCTTAAGAGATTAGAGTCGTTCGTTCTCAGGAACGCGTAAAGCGTAAACGGGTCGGAGTTGGCCACTATCGTCTGGGTAGTGGAATCATAACTGCCCCCCTCTATATCGAGCTGCAGGGCAGGAACCGCATGGCTTGTGCTCGGCTTGAATCCCAGCACCAGAACGGCAGCCACGGCCAGCATGGAATATTTTATCTTGGCAAGCATGAATCTCCCCCTTTTAAACATGCCATTATTGCCTTGATATTAAGCAACAGCCGTGCCAAGCCGTTCTTTTTATCTAAAAACAAACTGATTTTGAGCAGTTACAAAAAACCCGGCGCTTTCACATGACAGGGCTGTAAAGTAAGCTGACAGAAAGCGCAGGGGCATGGAAGGTCCTTTGCAAAATATTCTTCACTAATTTCAAAGCGTTACGGCTCAAGCGCCGCCGCGGCTGTAAAGAAAACTTACACCGGCTCCCATGAGTTCGCTTGCCTATATATTACTCCGAATGGACTGACCGGTTATAAAACCTTTCTCAGCGAGATGCCTCAAAATCAAATCTACTCCCTCTTCGGTCGTCAACCGGTCCGTCCGAATATGGATTTCAGGGTTGTGGGGCGCCTCATACGGGTCGTCAATGCCCGTGAACTGCTTTATCTCGCCCTTGCGCGCTTTTGCGTACAGCCCCTTTACGTCCCTTCCCTCGCAGACTTCTACGGGGCAATCAACAAAGACCTCGATAAACGCGCCAGCCCCGCCGGCATGCTCTATCATCTTTCTGACCTCATTTCTTACTTCCCTGTAGGGCGAGATAGCCGAGACCAGGTTCGGGACCTTATGTTTCGTAAGCAGATGCGCTACCCATCCTATTCTCCTGATGTTCGTGTCTCTGTCTTCCTTGGTAAAGCCGAGCCCCTTTGAAAGGTGCGTCCTTACGACATCGCCGTCAAGTATCTCTATATTGGTAATGCCGAATTCCTGAAGCTTGCGGTGAAGGAGGTTCGAGAGCGTAGTCTTGCCTGCGCCAGAAAGCCCTGTGAACCATATTGTGTACCCCCGCTGCATAACCCCTCCTCGCTTCGATTTTATTAAGAACATGATAAGCTTTATTGCATAGCCAGTCCAGCTCTGTATTTCGCCTCCCTCGAGACGGTTAAACGCCCAACTTCTTTCTGACATGCGAAAGCTTCATATCGACGTCATAAAGGTCCGGGGCATCGAATCTCGTCTTCATCGAGAACTCCCTCGTTACGATAAGCGCGCCTCCCCTCTCGAGGTGGTGCAAAAGGTTCACCAGATGGTTCAGGTCCACCCTTTCGAGTTTGACCTCGACCCCAGTTTCGGTGTAGCCGAGTATTTCTTTCTCTCCGGCCTGCCTTATGGAGACTATCGAGGACCTCGCACCGACCGCTTCAGCGGCGCGCTCTATAACGGCTATGGCCGACTGGTCTCCTTTTGCATGCGCCTTTCTCAAGGCTTCCTCTATCCCGGCCTTCCTTTGGACATATGCGGCCTCGAGCGCCCGGAAGCTCGAAAGCTCCTCTTTTTTAAAGGCCGCCTGCCTCTTTACGGCCGAATACCTCTCGATGGAGGCAAGCGCGCCGGCCATTGCGGCCACGAGGACCAGTGCCGCTAGCGCGAGAGCAGGCCTTTGCCTGATTTTTTGGACAATGTTCGCTGGCCCGGTCACTCGGCACCCTCCTTCAGAGAGAGTGTGAAGACGGCCCCTCCGCCGGGCTTTGCCTTGAGGTCCGCAAGGAGCACCTCCCTGAATGCGCTGCTCCTTGAGAGCGCGTCCTTAAGCCCGTTCGCTGCCTCGAACGAGGCCGCCTCCCCCTTTGCGCTTATCCTCTCCTCCCCAATATAGAGCTCATTTATAACTATCCCTGCCTCCTTCGGCGTAAAGGTAGCGAGCTTCCTCATTACCTCGGCGGGCTTTATACCTCCGAGGACGCGGGCCTCTTCATCGAGGAGCTTCATCTTGACTTCCATCTGGTATAGCTCGTCAGCGGCGCCGCCCTCTCCGGGGAAAAGGCCCAGATAAGCCGACCTGAGGGCGCTCCTATAGGAAGCGCGCTCGCCA
This sequence is a window from Deltaproteobacteria bacterium. Protein-coding genes within it:
- the cysC gene encoding adenylyl-sulfate kinase, which produces MFLIKSKRGGVMQRGYTIWFTGLSGAGKTTLSNLLHRKLQEFGITNIEILDGDVVRTHLSKGLGFTKEDRDTNIRRIGWVAHLLTKHKVPNLVSAISPYREVRNEVRKMIEHAGGAGAFIEVFVDCPVEVCEGRDVKGLYAKARKGEIKQFTGIDDPYEAPHNPEIHIRTDRLTTEEGVDLILRHLAEKGFITGQSIRSNI
- a CDS encoding PilZ domain-containing protein, producing MELHDCPRCRNAFYTALYTTTIVRCPYCGFEGKTEGREKRKDVRARVGKDCVLTADRESIRAKVVDICERGIGVLATGDIPEGKTFRVVVEDFDLEASAIIVWKTRVGGGPARAGLRFI
- a CDS encoding choice-of-anchor N protein, with the protein product MLAKIKYSMLAVAAVLVLGFKPSTSHAVPALQLDIEGGSYDSTTQTIVANSDPFTLYAFLRTNDSNLLSDSFYLSVAVLPSLGYDSEGLDLGSFTLNGVSYDVTSDMYYGTPPVEEYYNTLDGNDLGPHDVYPTYFYEHEFQFDENLTTARYNTQDRATTGTVETENGLMYYISFSIDTTQLAADYVLHFDLYNTKVKRGGDIDISMFAPFSHDAESKKVPEPGTLILLGSGMVGFYAHSRLRRKRS